The following are encoded in a window of Armatimonadota bacterium genomic DNA:
- a CDS encoding non-heme iron oxygenase ferredoxin subunit, with amino-acid sequence MTKSGDVDRSGAMASVPVARTSDLQPGEGRVVEAAGQAVALFRTAEGWYAIDNTCPHRGCPLGDGALEGFTVTCPCHGSQFDIRTGAVLMPPALTGVRAYPVQVQGDEVRVVVD; translated from the coding sequence GTGACGAAGAGTGGCGACGTCGACCGCTCAGGAGCGATGGCGTCCGTCCCCGTTGCCCGCACGTCCGACTTGCAGCCCGGTGAGGGCCGGGTGGTGGAGGCCGCGGGTCAGGCCGTAGCGCTCTTCCGGACCGCGGAGGGGTGGTACGCCATCGACAACACCTGTCCCCACCGCGGCTGCCCGCTCGGCGACGGGGCGCTGGAGGGGTTCACCGTCACCTGCCCCTGCCACGGCAGCCAGTTCGACATCCGCACCGGCGCCGTGCTGATGCCTCCCGCCCTCACCGGGGTGCGCGCCTACCCCGTCCAGGTGCAGGGCGACGAGGTCCGCGTGGTGG